One genomic window of Mercenaria mercenaria strain notata chromosome 2, MADL_Memer_1, whole genome shotgun sequence includes the following:
- the LOC123563954 gene encoding uncharacterized protein LOC123563954 isoform X4, giving the protein MVFFAVVLGAAVLCCSVLLVFGCVCHLFKRHGFTNFEDEESVRDVSMYPTNQSVHDSSDVTFEPLPDILAKTLSSRALRPRITCSDKEKQLAAAKLVTIYKSFPRNQLLYIKEIGLGWFGQVLQGSAENILPESRHIKVVVKILKDDATANEKALFLEEVAPYRELDHPNIVRLLGQCTETTPFLTILEYSEMGDLKSYLLTNKSGPFIQFAIDAAKGLSFMHKHSYIHHDFAARNCLLMSDLSLKVGDYGIGEDLYREDYYDTGRDLLPIRWMSPESLEVKQGVWQLKEFTVQSNVWSLSVLLWEIVCVGRRPYINLRDEDVLQKVIREGTAKLPPPGSDIPLHDRWFEIMEMCWQDVEDRPSTDDILAFLQQIEEEMTSLSHDLSAATSNGPVNQTCPQSPSSFDSKFVMSKNVNQSNQHVAEVLVHRVDDGGQKQGFDDDFSKSVNIKKNKNSEGFEDDFVHVEENANDLSYLSQNDSILAYGGNSSEIDKDIFAPDQNLNLQHPPVPVGMSTPSKQLLTGKSNLSEGYNTALSNGTSLNSKYVTASDGNLHVSAFNPDLVRSNSQSISPFNPDFVRSDHKSKHSSKELFGEKSENQNSDEGYRTGMSNSAPDIVLNNHSDTGSTKQTHDLGNDNDLNQNEDMNNIQSLKRLSPKFSDLETEKAKEIYMSKGAGLPTSIVHKSRSLGTIPEDGIPSDNTSQSGVVFDDPESDIGMNFEWDDYEGEQLVGRVRFTSDESVGSSRSPRHVEVEEWPFDQDSSSESHSKPGSIASDSDAEDGQFIKDDLDKIAASVLRKDDTPEVVVSEPHDRMLPNTITDAMA; this is encoded by the exons ATGGTGTTTTTTGCCGTTGTGCTGGGTGCAGCTGTACTTTGCTGCAGTGTACTGCTTGTGTTTGGTTGCGTTTGTCACCTTTTCAAGCGCCATGGATTTACT aattttgaGGATGAAGAGAGTGTACGAGACGTCTCTATGTATCCAACCAACCAGAGTGTACACGATTCCTCAGATGTAACTTTTGAACCATTACCCGATATACTAGCCAAAACATTAAGTAGCAGAGCACTGAGGCCCAGAATTACATGTAGTGACAAAGAGAAACAATTAGCCGCTGCCAAGCTTGTCA CTATATATAAATCATTCCCAAGGAATCAGCTGCTGTATATCAAGGAGATAGGGCTTGGATGGTTTGGACAg GTACTGCAGGGTAGTGCAGAAAACATACTGCCAGAGAGTCGACACATCAAAGTTGTAGTGAAGATCTTAAAAGATGATGCTACCGCCAATGAAAAAGCTTTATTTTTGGAAGAAGTTGCACCATACAg GGAATTGGACCACCCAAATATTGTTAGGTTGTTGGGACAGTGTACAGAGACGACACCCTTTTTGACAATATTAGAATATTCAGAAATG GGAGACCTAAAATCCTACTTGTTGACCAACAAAAGTGGACCATTTATACAGTTTGCTATAGATGCTGCCAAAGGACTTTCCTTCATGCACAAACATTCCTACATTCATCA TGACTTTGCTGCCAGAAATTGTCTGTTGATGTCTGACTTGTCACTTAAGGTTGGAGATTACGGCATTGGAGAGGACTTGTACAGG GAAGATTATTACGACACTGGGCGTGATTTGTTGCCAATACGCTGGATGTCTCCAGAGTCACTCGAGGTGAAACAAGGTGTCTGGCAGTTGAAGGAATTTACAGTTCAGTCTAATGTCTG GTCATTAAGTGTACTGTTGTGGGAGATAGTTTGTGTAGGTAGGAGACCGTATATCAACCTGAGAGATGAAGATGTTCTACAAAAAGTTATACGTGAAGGAACAGCAAAGTTGCCACCACCTGGTTCTGATATACCACTGCATGACAGATG GTTTGAAATAATGGAAATGTGCTGGCAAGATGTTGAAGATAGACCTTCAACTGATGACATTTTAGCATTCCTGCAACAAATTGAGGAGGAAATGACATCATTGTCACATGACCTTAGTGCTGCTACCTCTAATGGACCTGTAAACCAGACTTGTCCTCAGTCTCCAAGTTCATTTGATTCCAAGTTCGTGATGTCTAAAAATGTGAACCAGTCTAACCAACATGTAGCAGAAGTTCTTGTTCACAGGGTGGATGATGGGGGACAGAAACAAGGTTTTGATGatgatttttcaaaatctgtCAATATCAAGAAAAATAAGAATTCCGAGGGGTTTGAAGATGATTTTGTTCATGTTGAAGAAAATGCCAATGACCTATCCTACCTTTCACAAAATGATTCCATACTGGCATATGGGGGTAACAGTTCTGAAATAGACAAAGACATTTTTGCACCAGATCAGAATTTGAACTTGCAACACCCACCAGTTCCAGTTGGGATGAGTACACCAAGTAAACAGTTATTGACCGGGAAATCTAACCTTTCTGAGGGCTACAACACGGCACTGAGCAATGGCACTTCCCTCAATTCAAAATATGTTACGGCTTCTGATGGCAATTTGCATGTGTCTGCTTTTAATCCAGATTTAGTTAGATCTAACAGTCAAAGCATTTCACCATTTAACCCAGACTTTGTCAGATCTGATCATAAAAGTAAACATTCTTCAAAAGAACTCTTTGGTGAAAAATCAGAGAATCAGAACAGTGACGAAGGATATAGAACAGGTATGAGCAATTCAGCTCCAGATATAGTGTTAAATAATCATAGTGATACAGGTTCTACAAAACAAACTCACGATTTAGGTAATGATAATGATTTAAATCAGAATGAAGACATGAATAATATACAATCATTGAAAAGACTAAGTCCTAAGTTTTCAGATTTAGAAACAGAAAAAGCtaaagaaatatacatgtcaAAAGGTGCTGGTTTGCCAACCTCAATAGTTCATAAATCAAGATCTCTTGGAACCATTCCAGAAGATGGAATACCATCAGATAATACATCGCAAAGTGGGGTCGTGTTTGATGACCCGGAATCTGACATTGGCATGAATTTTGAATGGGATGATTATGAAGGTGAACAATTAGTTGGACGTGTTCGTTTTACATCTGATGAGTCAGTCGGTAGTTCACGCTCGCCACGTCATGTAGAAGTTGAAGAGTGGCCATTTGACCAGGACTCTAGCAGTGAAAGTCATTCCAAGCCGGGAAGTATAGCAAGTGATAGCGATGCAGAG GATGGGCAGTTTATCAAAGACGATTTGGACAAGATCGCAGCATCTGTACTACGGAAAGATGATACACCAGAGGTTGTTGTTAGCGAGCCTCATGATCGAATGTTGCCAAACACAATTACTGATGCTATGGCTTAA
- the LOC123563954 gene encoding uncharacterized protein LOC123563954 isoform X1, translating to MVFFAVVLGAAVLCCSVLLVFGCVCHLFKRHGFTNFEDEESVRDVSMYPTNQSVHDSSDVTFEPLPDILAKTLSSRALRPRITCSDKEKQLAAAKLVTIYKSFPRNQLLYIKEIGLGWFGQVLQGSAENILPESRHIKVVVKILKDDATANEKALFLEEVAPYRELDHPNIVRLLGQCTETTPFLTILEYSEMGDLKSYLLTNKSGPFIQFAIDAAKGLSFMHKHSYIHHDFAARNCLLMSDLSLKVGDYGIGEDLYREDYYDTGRDLLPIRWMSPESLEVKQGVWQLKEFTVQSNVWSLSVLLWEIVCVGRRPYINLRDEDVLQKVIREGTAKLPPPGSDIPLHDRWFEIMEMCWQDVEDRPSTDDILAFLQQIEEEMTSLSHDLSAATSNGPVNQTCPQSPSSFDSKFVMSKNVNQSNQHVAEVLVHRVDDGGQKQGFDDDFSKSVNIKKNKNSEGFEDDFVHVEENANDLSYLSQNDSILAYGGNSSEIDKDIFAPDQNLNLQHPPVPVGMSTPSKQLLTGKSNLSEGYNTALSNGTSLNSKYVTASDGNLHVSAFNPDLVRSNSQSISPFNPDFVRSDHKSKHSSKELFGEKSENQNSDEGYRTGMSNSAPDIVLNNHSDTGSTKQTHDLGNDNDLNQNEDMNNIQSLKRLSPKFSDLETEKAKEIYMSKGAGLPTSIVHKSRSLGTIPEDGIPSDNTSQSGVVFDDPESDIGMNFEWDDYEGEQLVGRVRFTSDESVGSSRSPRHVEVEEWPFDQDSSSESHSKPGSIASDSDAEVTRMSVGSNSSIDTRARIASILTNRLNSLIKQTNTSHSGQGMFYSFSQYDNDLDSPEHAFTDTDHPLGKASVHPDAQAVLSMPSGSQGREAIDVSDETLPQGQDGQFIKDDLDKIAASVLRKDDTPEVVVSEPHDRMLPNTITDAMA from the exons ATGGTGTTTTTTGCCGTTGTGCTGGGTGCAGCTGTACTTTGCTGCAGTGTACTGCTTGTGTTTGGTTGCGTTTGTCACCTTTTCAAGCGCCATGGATTTACT aattttgaGGATGAAGAGAGTGTACGAGACGTCTCTATGTATCCAACCAACCAGAGTGTACACGATTCCTCAGATGTAACTTTTGAACCATTACCCGATATACTAGCCAAAACATTAAGTAGCAGAGCACTGAGGCCCAGAATTACATGTAGTGACAAAGAGAAACAATTAGCCGCTGCCAAGCTTGTCA CTATATATAAATCATTCCCAAGGAATCAGCTGCTGTATATCAAGGAGATAGGGCTTGGATGGTTTGGACAg GTACTGCAGGGTAGTGCAGAAAACATACTGCCAGAGAGTCGACACATCAAAGTTGTAGTGAAGATCTTAAAAGATGATGCTACCGCCAATGAAAAAGCTTTATTTTTGGAAGAAGTTGCACCATACAg GGAATTGGACCACCCAAATATTGTTAGGTTGTTGGGACAGTGTACAGAGACGACACCCTTTTTGACAATATTAGAATATTCAGAAATG GGAGACCTAAAATCCTACTTGTTGACCAACAAAAGTGGACCATTTATACAGTTTGCTATAGATGCTGCCAAAGGACTTTCCTTCATGCACAAACATTCCTACATTCATCA TGACTTTGCTGCCAGAAATTGTCTGTTGATGTCTGACTTGTCACTTAAGGTTGGAGATTACGGCATTGGAGAGGACTTGTACAGG GAAGATTATTACGACACTGGGCGTGATTTGTTGCCAATACGCTGGATGTCTCCAGAGTCACTCGAGGTGAAACAAGGTGTCTGGCAGTTGAAGGAATTTACAGTTCAGTCTAATGTCTG GTCATTAAGTGTACTGTTGTGGGAGATAGTTTGTGTAGGTAGGAGACCGTATATCAACCTGAGAGATGAAGATGTTCTACAAAAAGTTATACGTGAAGGAACAGCAAAGTTGCCACCACCTGGTTCTGATATACCACTGCATGACAGATG GTTTGAAATAATGGAAATGTGCTGGCAAGATGTTGAAGATAGACCTTCAACTGATGACATTTTAGCATTCCTGCAACAAATTGAGGAGGAAATGACATCATTGTCACATGACCTTAGTGCTGCTACCTCTAATGGACCTGTAAACCAGACTTGTCCTCAGTCTCCAAGTTCATTTGATTCCAAGTTCGTGATGTCTAAAAATGTGAACCAGTCTAACCAACATGTAGCAGAAGTTCTTGTTCACAGGGTGGATGATGGGGGACAGAAACAAGGTTTTGATGatgatttttcaaaatctgtCAATATCAAGAAAAATAAGAATTCCGAGGGGTTTGAAGATGATTTTGTTCATGTTGAAGAAAATGCCAATGACCTATCCTACCTTTCACAAAATGATTCCATACTGGCATATGGGGGTAACAGTTCTGAAATAGACAAAGACATTTTTGCACCAGATCAGAATTTGAACTTGCAACACCCACCAGTTCCAGTTGGGATGAGTACACCAAGTAAACAGTTATTGACCGGGAAATCTAACCTTTCTGAGGGCTACAACACGGCACTGAGCAATGGCACTTCCCTCAATTCAAAATATGTTACGGCTTCTGATGGCAATTTGCATGTGTCTGCTTTTAATCCAGATTTAGTTAGATCTAACAGTCAAAGCATTTCACCATTTAACCCAGACTTTGTCAGATCTGATCATAAAAGTAAACATTCTTCAAAAGAACTCTTTGGTGAAAAATCAGAGAATCAGAACAGTGACGAAGGATATAGAACAGGTATGAGCAATTCAGCTCCAGATATAGTGTTAAATAATCATAGTGATACAGGTTCTACAAAACAAACTCACGATTTAGGTAATGATAATGATTTAAATCAGAATGAAGACATGAATAATATACAATCATTGAAAAGACTAAGTCCTAAGTTTTCAGATTTAGAAACAGAAAAAGCtaaagaaatatacatgtcaAAAGGTGCTGGTTTGCCAACCTCAATAGTTCATAAATCAAGATCTCTTGGAACCATTCCAGAAGATGGAATACCATCAGATAATACATCGCAAAGTGGGGTCGTGTTTGATGACCCGGAATCTGACATTGGCATGAATTTTGAATGGGATGATTATGAAGGTGAACAATTAGTTGGACGTGTTCGTTTTACATCTGATGAGTCAGTCGGTAGTTCACGCTCGCCACGTCATGTAGAAGTTGAAGAGTGGCCATTTGACCAGGACTCTAGCAGTGAAAGTCATTCCAAGCCGGGAAGTATAGCAAGTGATAGCGATGCAGAGGTAACGAGAATGTCCGTCGGATCCAACTCCAGCATAGATACGCGTGCTCGAATAGCTAGCATACTTACTAACCGCTTGAATTCTCTTATTAAACAGACTAACACCTCTCATTCTGGTCAGGGCATGTTTTACTCATTTTCCCAATATGATAATGATCTAGATTCCCCAGAGCATGCATTTACTGATACAGATCATCCTCTAGGTAAAGCATCTGTTCATCCAGATGCACAAGCTGTTTTGAGCATGCCCAGTGGAAGCCAAGGAAGGGAGGCGATTGATGTATCTGATGAAACACTTCCACAGGGGCAG GATGGGCAGTTTATCAAAGACGATTTGGACAAGATCGCAGCATCTGTACTACGGAAAGATGATACACCAGAGGTTGTTGTTAGCGAGCCTCATGATCGAATGTTGCCAAACACAATTACTGATGCTATGGCTTAA
- the LOC123563954 gene encoding uncharacterized protein LOC123563954 isoform X3, producing the protein MVFFAVVLGAAVLCCSVLLVFGCVCHLFKRHGFTNFEDEESVRDVSMYPTNQSVHDSSDVTFEPLPDILAKTLSSRALRPRITCSDKEKQLAAAKLVTIYKSFPRNQLLYIKEIGLGWFGQVLQGSAENILPESRHIKVVVKILKDDATANEKALFLEEVAPYRELDHPNIVRLLGQCTETTPFLTILEYSEMGDLKSYLLTNKSGPFIQFAIDAAKGLSFMHKHSYIHHDFAARNCLLMSDLSLKVGDYGIGEDLYREDYYDTGRDLLPIRWMSPESLEVKQGVWQLKEFTVQSNVWSLSVLLWEIVCVGRRPYINLRDEDVLQKVIREGTAKLPPPGSDIPLHDRWFEIMEMCWQDVEDRPSTDDILAFLQQIEEEMTSLSHDLSAATSNGPVNQTCPQSPSSFDSKFVMSKNVNQSNQHVAEVLVHRVDDGGQKQGFDDDFSKSVNIKKNKNSEGFEDDFVHVEENANDLSYLSQNDSILAYGGNSSEIDKDIFAPDQNLNLQHPPVPVGMSTPSKQLLTGKSNLSEGYNTALSNGTSLNSKYVTASDGNLHVSAFNPDLVRSNSQSISPFNPDFVRSDHKSKHSSKELFGEKSENQNSDEGYRTGMSNSAPDIVLNNHSDTGSTKQTHDLGNDNDLNQNEDMNNIQSLKRLSPKFSDLETEKAKEIYMSKGAGLPTSIVHKSRSLGTIPEDGIPSDNTSQSGVVFDDPESDIGMNFEWDDYEGEQLVGRVRFTSDESVGSSRSPRHVEVEEWPFDQDSSSESHSKPGSIASDSDAEVTRMSVGSNSSIDTRARIASILTNRLNSLIKQTNTSHSGQGMFYSFSQYDNDLDSPEHAFTDTDHPLGKASVHPDAQAVLSMPSGSQGREAIDVSDETLPQGQDFEWDL; encoded by the exons ATGGTGTTTTTTGCCGTTGTGCTGGGTGCAGCTGTACTTTGCTGCAGTGTACTGCTTGTGTTTGGTTGCGTTTGTCACCTTTTCAAGCGCCATGGATTTACT aattttgaGGATGAAGAGAGTGTACGAGACGTCTCTATGTATCCAACCAACCAGAGTGTACACGATTCCTCAGATGTAACTTTTGAACCATTACCCGATATACTAGCCAAAACATTAAGTAGCAGAGCACTGAGGCCCAGAATTACATGTAGTGACAAAGAGAAACAATTAGCCGCTGCCAAGCTTGTCA CTATATATAAATCATTCCCAAGGAATCAGCTGCTGTATATCAAGGAGATAGGGCTTGGATGGTTTGGACAg GTACTGCAGGGTAGTGCAGAAAACATACTGCCAGAGAGTCGACACATCAAAGTTGTAGTGAAGATCTTAAAAGATGATGCTACCGCCAATGAAAAAGCTTTATTTTTGGAAGAAGTTGCACCATACAg GGAATTGGACCACCCAAATATTGTTAGGTTGTTGGGACAGTGTACAGAGACGACACCCTTTTTGACAATATTAGAATATTCAGAAATG GGAGACCTAAAATCCTACTTGTTGACCAACAAAAGTGGACCATTTATACAGTTTGCTATAGATGCTGCCAAAGGACTTTCCTTCATGCACAAACATTCCTACATTCATCA TGACTTTGCTGCCAGAAATTGTCTGTTGATGTCTGACTTGTCACTTAAGGTTGGAGATTACGGCATTGGAGAGGACTTGTACAGG GAAGATTATTACGACACTGGGCGTGATTTGTTGCCAATACGCTGGATGTCTCCAGAGTCACTCGAGGTGAAACAAGGTGTCTGGCAGTTGAAGGAATTTACAGTTCAGTCTAATGTCTG GTCATTAAGTGTACTGTTGTGGGAGATAGTTTGTGTAGGTAGGAGACCGTATATCAACCTGAGAGATGAAGATGTTCTACAAAAAGTTATACGTGAAGGAACAGCAAAGTTGCCACCACCTGGTTCTGATATACCACTGCATGACAGATG GTTTGAAATAATGGAAATGTGCTGGCAAGATGTTGAAGATAGACCTTCAACTGATGACATTTTAGCATTCCTGCAACAAATTGAGGAGGAAATGACATCATTGTCACATGACCTTAGTGCTGCTACCTCTAATGGACCTGTAAACCAGACTTGTCCTCAGTCTCCAAGTTCATTTGATTCCAAGTTCGTGATGTCTAAAAATGTGAACCAGTCTAACCAACATGTAGCAGAAGTTCTTGTTCACAGGGTGGATGATGGGGGACAGAAACAAGGTTTTGATGatgatttttcaaaatctgtCAATATCAAGAAAAATAAGAATTCCGAGGGGTTTGAAGATGATTTTGTTCATGTTGAAGAAAATGCCAATGACCTATCCTACCTTTCACAAAATGATTCCATACTGGCATATGGGGGTAACAGTTCTGAAATAGACAAAGACATTTTTGCACCAGATCAGAATTTGAACTTGCAACACCCACCAGTTCCAGTTGGGATGAGTACACCAAGTAAACAGTTATTGACCGGGAAATCTAACCTTTCTGAGGGCTACAACACGGCACTGAGCAATGGCACTTCCCTCAATTCAAAATATGTTACGGCTTCTGATGGCAATTTGCATGTGTCTGCTTTTAATCCAGATTTAGTTAGATCTAACAGTCAAAGCATTTCACCATTTAACCCAGACTTTGTCAGATCTGATCATAAAAGTAAACATTCTTCAAAAGAACTCTTTGGTGAAAAATCAGAGAATCAGAACAGTGACGAAGGATATAGAACAGGTATGAGCAATTCAGCTCCAGATATAGTGTTAAATAATCATAGTGATACAGGTTCTACAAAACAAACTCACGATTTAGGTAATGATAATGATTTAAATCAGAATGAAGACATGAATAATATACAATCATTGAAAAGACTAAGTCCTAAGTTTTCAGATTTAGAAACAGAAAAAGCtaaagaaatatacatgtcaAAAGGTGCTGGTTTGCCAACCTCAATAGTTCATAAATCAAGATCTCTTGGAACCATTCCAGAAGATGGAATACCATCAGATAATACATCGCAAAGTGGGGTCGTGTTTGATGACCCGGAATCTGACATTGGCATGAATTTTGAATGGGATGATTATGAAGGTGAACAATTAGTTGGACGTGTTCGTTTTACATCTGATGAGTCAGTCGGTAGTTCACGCTCGCCACGTCATGTAGAAGTTGAAGAGTGGCCATTTGACCAGGACTCTAGCAGTGAAAGTCATTCCAAGCCGGGAAGTATAGCAAGTGATAGCGATGCAGAGGTAACGAGAATGTCCGTCGGATCCAACTCCAGCATAGATACGCGTGCTCGAATAGCTAGCATACTTACTAACCGCTTGAATTCTCTTATTAAACAGACTAACACCTCTCATTCTGGTCAGGGCATGTTTTACTCATTTTCCCAATATGATAATGATCTAGATTCCCCAGAGCATGCATTTACTGATACAGATCATCCTCTAGGTAAAGCATCTGTTCATCCAGATGCACAAGCTGTTTTGAGCATGCCCAGTGGAAGCCAAGGAAGGGAGGCGATTGATGTATCTGATGAAACACTTCCACAGGGGCAG GACTTCGAATGGGACCTCT GA
- the LOC123563954 gene encoding uncharacterized protein LOC123563954 isoform X2, whose product MVFFAVVLGAAVLCCSVLLVFGCVCHLFKRHGFTNFEDEESVRDVSMYPTNQSVHDSSDVTFEPLPDILAKTLSSRALRPRITCSDKEKQLAAAKLVTIYKSFPRNQLLYIKEIGLGWFGQVLQGSAENILPESRHIKVVVKILKDDATANEKALFLEEVAPYRELDHPNIVRLLGQCTETTPFLTILEYSEMGDLKSYLLTNKSGPFIQFAIDAAKGLSFMHKHSYIHHDFAARNCLLMSDLSLKVGDYGIGEDLYREDYYDTGRDLLPIRWMSPESLEVKQGVWQLKEFTVQSNVWSLSVLLWEIVCVGRRPYINLRDEDVLQKVIREGTAKLPPPGSDIPLHDRWFEIMEMCWQDVEDRPSTDDILAFLQQIEEEMTSLSHDLSAATSNGPVNQTCPQSPSSFDSKFVMSKNVNQSNQHVAEVLVHRVDDGGQKQGFDDDFSKSVNIKKNKNSEGFEDDFVHVEENANDLSYLSQNDSILAYGGNSSEIDKDIFAPDQNLNLQHPPVPVGMSTPSKQLLTGKSNLSEGYNTALSNGTSLNSKYVTASDGNLHVSAFNPDLVRSNSQSISPFNPDFVRSDHKSKHSSKELFGEKSENQNSDEGYRTGMSNSAPDIVLNNHSDTGSTKQTHDLGNDNDLNQNEDMNNIQSLKRLSPKFSDLETEKAKEIYMSKGAGLPTSIVHKSRSLGTIPEDGIPSDNTSQSGVVFDDPESDIGMNFEWDDYEGEQLVGRVRFTSDESVGSSRSPRHVEVEEWPFDQDSSSESHSKPGSIASDSDAEVTRMSVGSNSSIDTRARIASILTNRLNSLIKQTNTSHSGQGMFYSFSQYDNDLDSPEHAFTDTDHPLGKASVHPDAQAVLSMPSGSQGREAIDVSDETLPQGQYCVRIWMLLC is encoded by the exons ATGGTGTTTTTTGCCGTTGTGCTGGGTGCAGCTGTACTTTGCTGCAGTGTACTGCTTGTGTTTGGTTGCGTTTGTCACCTTTTCAAGCGCCATGGATTTACT aattttgaGGATGAAGAGAGTGTACGAGACGTCTCTATGTATCCAACCAACCAGAGTGTACACGATTCCTCAGATGTAACTTTTGAACCATTACCCGATATACTAGCCAAAACATTAAGTAGCAGAGCACTGAGGCCCAGAATTACATGTAGTGACAAAGAGAAACAATTAGCCGCTGCCAAGCTTGTCA CTATATATAAATCATTCCCAAGGAATCAGCTGCTGTATATCAAGGAGATAGGGCTTGGATGGTTTGGACAg GTACTGCAGGGTAGTGCAGAAAACATACTGCCAGAGAGTCGACACATCAAAGTTGTAGTGAAGATCTTAAAAGATGATGCTACCGCCAATGAAAAAGCTTTATTTTTGGAAGAAGTTGCACCATACAg GGAATTGGACCACCCAAATATTGTTAGGTTGTTGGGACAGTGTACAGAGACGACACCCTTTTTGACAATATTAGAATATTCAGAAATG GGAGACCTAAAATCCTACTTGTTGACCAACAAAAGTGGACCATTTATACAGTTTGCTATAGATGCTGCCAAAGGACTTTCCTTCATGCACAAACATTCCTACATTCATCA TGACTTTGCTGCCAGAAATTGTCTGTTGATGTCTGACTTGTCACTTAAGGTTGGAGATTACGGCATTGGAGAGGACTTGTACAGG GAAGATTATTACGACACTGGGCGTGATTTGTTGCCAATACGCTGGATGTCTCCAGAGTCACTCGAGGTGAAACAAGGTGTCTGGCAGTTGAAGGAATTTACAGTTCAGTCTAATGTCTG GTCATTAAGTGTACTGTTGTGGGAGATAGTTTGTGTAGGTAGGAGACCGTATATCAACCTGAGAGATGAAGATGTTCTACAAAAAGTTATACGTGAAGGAACAGCAAAGTTGCCACCACCTGGTTCTGATATACCACTGCATGACAGATG GTTTGAAATAATGGAAATGTGCTGGCAAGATGTTGAAGATAGACCTTCAACTGATGACATTTTAGCATTCCTGCAACAAATTGAGGAGGAAATGACATCATTGTCACATGACCTTAGTGCTGCTACCTCTAATGGACCTGTAAACCAGACTTGTCCTCAGTCTCCAAGTTCATTTGATTCCAAGTTCGTGATGTCTAAAAATGTGAACCAGTCTAACCAACATGTAGCAGAAGTTCTTGTTCACAGGGTGGATGATGGGGGACAGAAACAAGGTTTTGATGatgatttttcaaaatctgtCAATATCAAGAAAAATAAGAATTCCGAGGGGTTTGAAGATGATTTTGTTCATGTTGAAGAAAATGCCAATGACCTATCCTACCTTTCACAAAATGATTCCATACTGGCATATGGGGGTAACAGTTCTGAAATAGACAAAGACATTTTTGCACCAGATCAGAATTTGAACTTGCAACACCCACCAGTTCCAGTTGGGATGAGTACACCAAGTAAACAGTTATTGACCGGGAAATCTAACCTTTCTGAGGGCTACAACACGGCACTGAGCAATGGCACTTCCCTCAATTCAAAATATGTTACGGCTTCTGATGGCAATTTGCATGTGTCTGCTTTTAATCCAGATTTAGTTAGATCTAACAGTCAAAGCATTTCACCATTTAACCCAGACTTTGTCAGATCTGATCATAAAAGTAAACATTCTTCAAAAGAACTCTTTGGTGAAAAATCAGAGAATCAGAACAGTGACGAAGGATATAGAACAGGTATGAGCAATTCAGCTCCAGATATAGTGTTAAATAATCATAGTGATACAGGTTCTACAAAACAAACTCACGATTTAGGTAATGATAATGATTTAAATCAGAATGAAGACATGAATAATATACAATCATTGAAAAGACTAAGTCCTAAGTTTTCAGATTTAGAAACAGAAAAAGCtaaagaaatatacatgtcaAAAGGTGCTGGTTTGCCAACCTCAATAGTTCATAAATCAAGATCTCTTGGAACCATTCCAGAAGATGGAATACCATCAGATAATACATCGCAAAGTGGGGTCGTGTTTGATGACCCGGAATCTGACATTGGCATGAATTTTGAATGGGATGATTATGAAGGTGAACAATTAGTTGGACGTGTTCGTTTTACATCTGATGAGTCAGTCGGTAGTTCACGCTCGCCACGTCATGTAGAAGTTGAAGAGTGGCCATTTGACCAGGACTCTAGCAGTGAAAGTCATTCCAAGCCGGGAAGTATAGCAAGTGATAGCGATGCAGAGGTAACGAGAATGTCCGTCGGATCCAACTCCAGCATAGATACGCGTGCTCGAATAGCTAGCATACTTACTAACCGCTTGAATTCTCTTATTAAACAGACTAACACCTCTCATTCTGGTCAGGGCATGTTTTACTCATTTTCCCAATATGATAATGATCTAGATTCCCCAGAGCATGCATTTACTGATACAGATCATCCTCTAGGTAAAGCATCTGTTCATCCAGATGCACAAGCTGTTTTGAGCATGCCCAGTGGAAGCCAAGGAAGGGAGGCGATTGATGTATCTGATGAAACACTTCCACAGGGGCAG TATTGTGTCAGAATATGGATGCTGTTATGCTAA